Proteins from a genomic interval of Lolium perenne isolate Kyuss_39 chromosome 1, Kyuss_2.0, whole genome shotgun sequence:
- the LOC139834703 gene encoding uncharacterized mitochondrial protein AtMg00810-like has protein sequence MHSDGTVERYNACLVAKGFKQPHGLDFDETFIPVVKPATIRLLLSLALARVYLLVYVDDIIVISSSAAAIPNLIGELRSEFSVQDLGLLHYFLGIEVDSRTSGTLLLRQRKYALDLLARAGMLKCSPAHTLMAASECLSSTDGDVLSPDEATRYHNLVGGVQYLTLTRPDLSFVVNKASPSTLLSAFSDADWAGSVEDRRSTGGHAIFYGGNLNAWSARKQATVSRSSTESEYKALANATTEIIWI, from the exons ATGCATTCTGATGGTACAGTGGAGCGCTACAATGCGTGTCTCGTCGCCAAGGGCTTTAAGCAGCCGCACGGTCTTGACTTTGATGAGACATTCATCCCTGTGGTCAAGCCAGCCACCATTCGTCTGCTACTGTCCTTGGCTCTTGCTCGTG TCTACCTGCTGGTCTATGTAGATGATATCATAGTCATCAGTTCGTCTGCGGCTGCTATCCCAAATTTGATTGGTGAGCTACGGTCTGAGTTCTCTGTTCAAGACCTTGGCCTTCTACACTACTTTCTGGGCATTGAGGTTGATTCTCGCACTTCTGGGACTCTCCTTCTTCGGCAGCGCAAGTATGCTcttgatcttcttgctcgtgccggTATGCTCAAGTGTAGTCCAGCTCATACTCTCATGGCAGCTTCTGAGTGTCTCTCCAGTACTGATGGTGATGTCCTTTCTCCGGATGAGGCTACCAGATATCACAATTTAGTTGGTGGTGTTCAGTACCTCACCCTTACACGTCCTGATCTCTCCTTTGTTGTCAATAAG GCTTCTCCCTCCACATTACTTTCTGCCTTCTCTGATGCTGACTGGGCTGGCAGTGTGGAAGATCGGCGATCAACCGGGGGACATGCTATATTCTATGGGGGTAATCTGAACGCTTGGAGTGCTCGCAAGCAAGCCACAGTTTCTCGCTCGAGTACGGAGTCTGAGTACAAAGCTCTTGCTAATGCGACAACTGAGATCATCTGGATCTAG